Proteins encoded by one window of Agelaius phoeniceus isolate bAgePho1 chromosome 3, bAgePho1.hap1, whole genome shotgun sequence:
- the EPM2A gene encoding laforin isoform X3: MTCCRRTARELERGIKPLKHKKILPNIWLGSCPRQLEHVTIKLKHELGVTAVMNFQTESDIVQNSWGCNRYPEPMSPEILMKLYKEEGLAYVWLPTADMSTEGRVQMLPQAVCLLHGLLQNGHTVYVHCNAGVGRSTAAVSGWLRYVLGWSLRKVQYFLASRRPAVYIDEEALNRAEEDFYQKFGHLRSSYQIHE; the protein is encoded by the exons ATGACATGCTGTAGAAGAACTGCCAGGGAACTTGAAAGAGGGATAAAGCCTTTGAAGCACAAGAA GATTCTGCCAAACATCTGGCTGGGAAGTTGCCCTCggcagctggagcacgtgaccATCAAGCTGAAGCATGAGCTGGGTGTTACAGCTGTGATGAACTTCCAGACTGAATCTGACATTGTTCAAAATTCCTGGGGCTGCAACCGCTACCCAGAACCCATGAGCCCCGAAATCCTCATGAAACTGTATAAGGAAGAAGGTCTTGCCTATGTCTGGCTGCCAACTGCAGACATGAGCACTGAAG GAAGAGTGCAGATGTTGCCACAAGCTGTCTGCCTGCTGCACGGGCTGCTGCAGAACGGACACACTGTCTATGTCCATTGCAATGCTGGCGTGGGCAGGTCTACAGCTGCTGTCAGTGGCTGGCTGAGGTAcgtgctgggatggagcctgAGGAAGGTGCAGTACTTCTTGGCTTCCCGGAGACCAGCGGTCTACATCGATGAGGAAGCTCTGAATCGTGCTGAAGAAGATTTCTACCAGAAATTTGGGCATCTTCGGTCCTCATATCAAATACAtgagtag